In Parasegetibacter sp. NRK P23, the genomic stretch CAGGCAAATTGTACTGGGCGCTGAACTACAACCTTATCAACTGCCGCAGGAGATCGGATCCGCGTCCAACCCCGCGGTGATCCGTGTAAATACGCCCGGCACCTTCTTCGCAGCCATCCGTAACATGGGCGCAAGAGATGTGCGTCATGTAACCGTAAGGTTTACGCTGAACGGCAACAGGATCGGCGGAGATGAAATCGCCATCGTAAAAGCGGGAGAACCATTCGCGGGATACGCTTCTTTCACGCAAACATTCTCTATGCCCGGCAATTACGTAGTAACAGTAACAGCAGATACTTTGAATACCATCTGCGAAGACAACGAAACCAACAACAGCGGCAGCTTCCACATCCGCGTGGTGGACAGCAAACAGGATTTTGAAGTACTCTCGCAATACATTTCACCAAGTAGTCTGAATCCAGCACCCGGCCAGAACATTACGCTGGTGGGCACTGTAAGGAACCTCGGCGGTAAACCTTCAGAAGCCACCGTGCTCCGCTTCCTCATGGACGATATTCAACTTGGGGCCGATGTTCCCGTAGGCATCCTCCAGCCCGGAAGAGACACTACCGTGGCGGCAACGGCCACCTATTCCTCCACGATCTCCGGCGTAAAAGTGATGAAACTGATCGCCGACCCCGGCAATACCGCCGATGAAGAAAGAGAAGACAACAATATGGCCACCAGAACCATGATCGTTGGCGACGCACCCGACCTGGGTAGAAAAACCGCCGGCGCCATCAGCTTCAACCCATACGGTTTCCGTTCCGGCGACAGTGTTACCGTTTCCTGGCTCATCCGCAACTTCGGCACACAGTCAGGCAGTGCATGGGTGAAATTCATGGTGTACGATGAAGGCGACGCACTCTCCGCTATCGACAGCATACAGATATCCCTGGCCGCACAAACAGAGATTACTGTTTCCAGAAAACTGCTGTTCGATATCGAAAAAGGCATGGTGGTAACCGAAATCGTTCGTTGCACCCCAATAGAGTTTGACCTTAACAACAACAAGGATACCCTGCGTTTCAGCACCACCATGAACCTGCGCAGCAACCTCTCCGTTTCAGGCGACCTCGACATGCAGAACGGTCTGCCGCAACAACTTCCCGGATGGATCGGCGGCAAACTTGTTCTGGGTGACTACGATATGGTGGTGAACGGCAATATCCTGAACTTCGATACCAATCATTTTATCGTCACCAACGGCACGGGCAAACTGAAGATCGCCAATAACAACAACGAGAACATCTTCCCCGTAGGCGCCACCACGCAGAACAGTAATTTCGTGAAGATCGCCAACAGCGGAACGCCCGACCAGTTCTCGGTAGCCGTGCGTCCTTACGTGCTCCGCAACGGCATGAGCGGCGATACCGTAAGAACGGAAGTGGTGAACCGCACCTGGCTGATAGAAGAAACCACGCCTGGCGGCAGCAATGTAACCCTCAGTTTCTACTGGAACACGGACCATGAAACGCCGGTGTTCGACCGCAACCAGTCGCGTACCGCGCATTTCTCCAATGGCTGGCAGTTCGGCACGCCCGGAGCGCCGTCTACCGACCCGGAAACCCGGTGGATCAAAACCCAGGCAGGCTTCACCGGTTTCTCTCCGTTCACGGTAACCAGCAGCACATCGGCCTTACCGCTTACGCTGCTCCGCTTCACCGCCACACAAAGAGACGGCAGTGCATTGCTGGAATGGAACACTTCAGATGAAATACAAACCAGTCATTTTGTAATTGAATATAGCAGGAACGGCAACACATTCGATTCAGCCGGACGTGTGTCGGCGCTCAATATACCAGGTAACAACGCCTACCGTTTCCGACACGAACCTTTTGGCCATGGCAAACATTATTACCGCCTGAAAATGGTGGACAGGGATGGCAGTTTCACCTACTCCCCCACCAGGTGGATAGCAACGGGCACAGCCACCTTCTCCCTTTATCCCAACCCGGCGCAACACTTCATCACCATCACTGGGGTGGAAGCAAATGGAACAATCCGTATTTACGGGATGGATGGCAAACTGTTGCAGCAGCGGCGCACCGGAAGTTCCATTGAAAGAATACCGGTGAGTCAGTTGGCCAATGGCACTTATGTGATAGAATTTGAAGGAAGGGATGGCAGCAAACAGAAGCAACTGTTGCTGAAACAATAAACTCAGCGGGGGAACCAACTGCAATGGGTAATCGCTTCGCAGAGCGCTTCCCAGGAAGCAGGTTCCTTCTCCAACCCTGAATGCCGGGCAAGCATGGACAATACCGCTTGCCCGGCATATCCTTTTTCGCGCCAGAAACGAATGGAAGTATCTCCCGCCGATTTAGAGAGTTTTTCTCCATTGCTGTTGGGGATAAGGGCATGATGGAAGAAAGCTGTATCCTGGAAAGTTTGTTCTTCCAGCACATCAGCAAGGTACAGCTGCGCAAGTGTGGAGGGCCATAAGTCGGTTCCCCTTACGATGAGGTCCACGCCAAAGTGAATATCATCTGCGAGAGAAGCAAGTTGATACGCGGCCATGTCATCTTTTTTGCGCACCACAAAATCTTTCATGGACGGATGCAGGGTAGTATTCACTTGTGTTCCATCGCAACTGTTCACCTTTATAGTTCTGTCGTCGGTGTATATGCGGAGGTTAACGCCGGGTGTGTTCAGCGGAATTTGTTTATGGCGGCATCTACCGGAGTAGACACCTTCTTTGTTGTCCGCGAGTAGTTGTGTACGTGAGCAATTGCAGGCGAAGAGCAAACCTTTGTTGTGGAGTTGATCCAGCTTTTCCTGGTAAAGCGTTGTGCGGTGCAATTGGGAGAAATGCTGTTCAAAATCCGCGGCGTCATTTGGCCCTCTTTTCCATTGGATACCCAGGAAATGAAGGGTTTCGAAAATATCATTTACATATTCCGGGCGCATTCTTTCACGATCCAGGTCATCGATGCGGAGGAGTAGCTCCGCGCCCGATTGGTGAGCGATGGCGTTGGTGATGGCGAAGGAGAAGATGTTCCCGAGGTGCAGGAATCCGCTGGGCGTGGGAGCGAAACGGGTAAGTGCGCGTTGCTGCATGGAGAAAATTTCTGTGGCTGCAAGATCGGGATTTGTTTTTTTGCATCAATTGTTTTTATATTTGCAACCCACTGAAGGATCGGTAGTTCAGTCGGTTAGAATGCCGCCCTGTCACGGCGGAGGTCGCGGGTTCGAGTCCCGTCCGGTCCGCGGAAAGCGTCTCATTTGAGGCGCTTTTTTTATTCCCGAATAGTGCCGTAACAGTCGAAAAAACAATTACCAAGAATGGTATAGTTCATTAAAAAACAATCAAATAAAGAACTTTTTTACACCCAGATACCATAAACGCAAGTCCAAACAAAAATCTGTTCTGAAAACAGGATTGGTTTTCATAGATTTGAGCACTTAGTGAGCACAGCTTAATGACTAATTCAACCTGATACCAACAACCACCTATCCTGCATACATAAACCTGAATCAGCGTACATCCATTCTACACCCAATAAATAATCGAAATACAAATAATGAGTGACATAAGAGAAATTGAAAAGACCCTATGGGCCGCGGCTGACAAGTTGCGCAGCAATATGGATGCGGCAGAATACAAACACGTTGTTTTGGGACTTATTTTCCTGAAATACATTTCGGACGCTTTTGCTGAACTACACCAGAAATTACAAGAAGGACAGGGGGAATATGAAGGTGCAAACCCCGAAGACCCAGACGAGTATTTGGCTGAAAATGTGTTTTATGTTCCTGAAAAAGCACGTTGGACTTTTTTGAGAGACAATGCCAAACAGCCTGAAATAGGTATTCTGATTGACCAGGCCATGGACAGCATTGAAAAAATCAACGACAGCTTAAAAGGCGTATTGCCTAAAAACTATGCCGATCCCGACCTTGACAAACAACGTTTGGGCGAACTCATTGATCTGATCAGTAAAATCGGGTTTGGCGGTGGACACGAAGGCAAAGACATTCTTGGACAAGTGTATGAATACTTCTTAGGAATGTTTGCCGACGCCGAAGGCAAAAACGGTGGACAATTCTACACACCGCAAAGCATTGTGAAAATATTGGTGGAGATGCTTGAGCCCTACAAAGGCAGAATTTATGACGGCTGTTGTGGTAGCGGTGGCATGTTTGTGCAGAGCGAAAAATTCATTGAAAGCCACCAGGGCAAAATTGGCGACCTGAGTATTTACGGACAAGAAAGCAACCCAACTACCGTAAAATTGGCAAAGATGAACCTTGCCATTCGTGGCATTGACGCCAACATACAATTTGGCGATACTTTTACCAACGACTTACACCCCGACCTGAAAGCCGATTTTATTATTGCCAATCCACCGTTTAACATCAGCGATTGGAATGGCCAGAAACTGCGTGATGATGTGCGGTGGCAATATGGCGTTCCGCCAGTGGGCAACGCGAACTATGCCTGGTTGCAACACTTCATTCACAAACTAAGCCCAACAGGCACGGCAGGTATTGTATTGGCAAACGGCAGCATGAACAGCAATACAGGCAGCGAAGGCGAAATCAGAAAAAATATGATTGAAGCGCGATTGGTGGACTGCATGGTTACGCTTCCGGCCAACTTGTTCTACAATACCACTATTGCAGCTTCATTGTGGTTTTTGGCAAAGAACAAAACCAATGGAAAATTTCGTAACCGTGAAAATGAAATCCTGTTTATTGATGCCCGCAAAATGGGCAAAATGATCAACAGGCGAAACCGTGTGTTAGAACAGACAGATATTGACCTGATCAGCAGCACCTATCATAAATGGAGAAACCTAAATGGCGGGTATGCGGATATAGTAGGCTTTTGCAAATCTGCCACTTTAGAAGAAGTACGCCAAAACAACTTTGTGCTGATGCCCGGCAGATATGTAGGCACCGAAGACGAGCAAACAGACGATATGCCTTTTGATGAAAAAATGCGAAGCCTTACTGCCAAACTTGCTGAGCAATTTGACAAAGACAATGCATTAGAAAATATCATTCGTGAAAACCTAAAAGGAATTGGATATGAGTTCTAACGAGTGGCGGCAATTAGTCTTGGAAGATAGCTTAGACGCATTAATTGATTACAGGGGCAAGACACCTAAAAAAGTGGAAAAGGGCATCCCATTAGTTACAGCCAAAATTGTAAAAAATGGATTTATTGAAGCACCTAACGAATTTATTGCCGAAGAAGACTACAATGAATGGATGACTCGTGGGTTGCCAAAAATCGGTGATGTTGTTTTAACAGTGGAAGCACCTTTAGGTGAAGTTGCCCAAATTAAAGATGAAAATATTGCTTTAGCTCAAAGAATAATAACTCTAAGGGGTAAAACAGGTGTCCTCGATAGTGGATATTTAAAATACTTTCTTCAGTCTTCTGTTGGACAAAGAAGATTAAAAGAACGAGAAACAGGAACAACAGTTACAGGGATAAAGCAATCGGAATTACGTAAACTCATAATTGACTGCCCTGAATATTCAATACAAAAAAAGATTTCATTCATTTTATTATCCCTTGACGACAAAATCGAAAACAACCTTGCCACCAACCAAACGCTTGAAGAAATAGCCCGAACGCTTTTTAAGGAATGGTTCGTAAATTTTAACTATCCTGGTTCAGACTGGAACTTAAAACAAAGCGAGTTTGGGGATATTCCAGTAAGTTGGGAAGTGGGGACATTGGGGGATGTTTTAGAAATCAAATATGGTAAAGACCATAAGCATCTTGAGGAAGGGATAATTCCAGTTTTTGGCTCAGGGGGTATTATGCGGTATGTTAACAAGCCTCTTTATGAAAAAGAATCTATTTTAATTCCCAGGAAAGGCACTCTAAGTAATTTATTTTACGTCAATACTCCATTTTGGTCAGTTGATACGATGTTTTATACAAGGATCAATTTACCGAAAAGTGGAAAATATCTGTTTCATCTACTACAAACTTTAAACCTCGCATCAATGAATGTAGGGACGGCTGTCCCTAGCTTGACGACAGAGATTCTAAATAATATTGTAATCCCTATTCCCCCAAATGAAGTATTAAATTCTTTTGAAACTTTCACAACCTCGTTATTTGTTAAGATTCAAGATAATTTAAAAGAAAACAAAATCCTTTCTGCCATTAGAGACAGCTTATTACCTCAATTAATGAGCGGTAAAATCAAACTATAGAAATGGATAAATCATTACAAATAAAATTCGAAGATAATCCAGAGTTTAATCTTTGGTTAAATGAGAACTATCCAGTTTCAATTGAAGAATTTGAACTAAATGCTAGTGAGGTACTGTATAATTACAAGATTGATTTTTACATACAGGCTCTTGAGAGATATAACGTTGATCCGCAAATTGTACTCTCCAGAATAACAAAGAATTTTCCAACTCCTATTGCTTATTATATAGATCAGGCAGAATATAATTATCAAAATGACCACCATCGCCTGGACCTTCTCAAATCTTGTTGGGAAGCAATAATATTTTTCATTTTTGGTTTAGTTGTAGCAGAAGCAAACTACAGAAAGGTACCATTCAAAAATTTGGGTCTAGTAAAATATG encodes the following:
- a CDS encoding glutamate--tRNA ligase family protein; protein product: MQQRALTRFAPTPSGFLHLGNIFSFAITNAIAHQSGAELLLRIDDLDRERMRPEYVNDIFETLHFLGIQWKRGPNDAADFEQHFSQLHRTTLYQEKLDQLHNKGLLFACNCSRTQLLADNKEGVYSGRCRHKQIPLNTPGVNLRIYTDDRTIKVNSCDGTQVNTTLHPSMKDFVVRKKDDMAAYQLASLADDIHFGVDLIVRGTDLWPSTLAQLYLADVLEEQTFQDTAFFHHALIPNSNGEKLSKSAGDTSIRFWREKGYAGQAVLSMLARHSGLEKEPASWEALCEAITHCSWFPR
- a CDS encoding class I SAM-dependent DNA methyltransferase, encoding MSDIREIEKTLWAAADKLRSNMDAAEYKHVVLGLIFLKYISDAFAELHQKLQEGQGEYEGANPEDPDEYLAENVFYVPEKARWTFLRDNAKQPEIGILIDQAMDSIEKINDSLKGVLPKNYADPDLDKQRLGELIDLISKIGFGGGHEGKDILGQVYEYFLGMFADAEGKNGGQFYTPQSIVKILVEMLEPYKGRIYDGCCGSGGMFVQSEKFIESHQGKIGDLSIYGQESNPTTVKLAKMNLAIRGIDANIQFGDTFTNDLHPDLKADFIIANPPFNISDWNGQKLRDDVRWQYGVPPVGNANYAWLQHFIHKLSPTGTAGIVLANGSMNSNTGSEGEIRKNMIEARLVDCMVTLPANLFYNTTIAASLWFLAKNKTNGKFRNRENEILFIDARKMGKMINRRNRVLEQTDIDLISSTYHKWRNLNGGYADIVGFCKSATLEEVRQNNFVLMPGRYVGTEDEQTDDMPFDEKMRSLTAKLAEQFDKDNALENIIRENLKGIGYEF
- a CDS encoding restriction endonuclease subunit S translates to MSSNEWRQLVLEDSLDALIDYRGKTPKKVEKGIPLVTAKIVKNGFIEAPNEFIAEEDYNEWMTRGLPKIGDVVLTVEAPLGEVAQIKDENIALAQRIITLRGKTGVLDSGYLKYFLQSSVGQRRLKERETGTTVTGIKQSELRKLIIDCPEYSIQKKISFILLSLDDKIENNLATNQTLEEIARTLFKEWFVNFNYPGSDWNLKQSEFGDIPVSWEVGTLGDVLEIKYGKDHKHLEEGIIPVFGSGGIMRYVNKPLYEKESILIPRKGTLSNLFYVNTPFWSVDTMFYTRINLPKSGKYLFHLLQTLNLASMNVGTAVPSLTTEILNNIVIPIPPNEVLNSFETFTTSLFVKIQDNLKENKILSAIRDSLLPQLMSGKIKL